A single genomic interval of Gossypium raimondii isolate GPD5lz chromosome 11, ASM2569854v1, whole genome shotgun sequence harbors:
- the LOC105804781 gene encoding putative disease resistance protein At5g05400, which yields MDTIFTGAAHEVTTAAAKGIFRQAIRHIRYVIFYQKFVAEFEKEKKNLNIERTSVQEDVAFALANLENIKTNVQEWRHKVDEIFTEEAKKVNDLEVKAKTKCFFGLCPNIKSRYQLSKKAEEDAANFKKLIDDGRFERVGCPYVAEPIIHTDFETFQSREEVFHDIMELLKDATTSMIGVYGMPGVGKSWLVNEVERQLREVKLFDSVVTVIARQNADIKEIVEVGQHEANTRFHTGHEDQAKLEQMQGLLMQAHFVHFVIFS from the coding sequence atggatacAATATTTACTGGTGCTGCTCACGAGGTCACAACCGCTGCTGCGAAAGGTATCTTCCGCCAAGCTATACGTCATATTAGATATGTAATCTTCTACCAGAAATTTGTTGCCGAGTTcgagaaggaaaaaaagaactTGAATATAGAAAGAACAAGTGTGCAGGAAGATGTTGCTTTTGCACTAGCGAACTTGGAGAATATTAAAACCAATGTCCAGGAATGGCGCCACAAAGTGGATGAGATCTTCACTGAAGAGGCGAAGAAAGTGAACGATCTTGAAGTCAAAGCAAAGACCAAGTGCTTCTTTGGCTTGTGTCCCAACATCAAGTCTCGCTACCAGCTTAGCAAGAAAGCAGAAGAAGATGCTGCCAATTTTAAAAAGCTTATCGACGATGGCCGTTTTGAGCGCGTGGGATGCCCTTATGTTGCTGAACCCATAATCCATACAGACTTTGAGACCTTTCAATCAAGAGAGGAGGTTTTCCATGATATCATGGAGTTACTGAAAGATGCAACAACAAGCATGATTGGAGTGTACGGGATGCCTGGTGTGGGCAAATCATGGCTGGTCAACGAAGTTGAGAGACAACTCCGTGAGGTTAAGTTATTCGATTCAGTAGTTACGGTAATTGCACGTCAAAATGCTGACATTAAGGAAATTGTTGAAGTTGGTCAGCATGAAGCCAACACTCGATTCCATACAGGCCATGAAGACCAAGCAAAGCTGGAACAGATGCAAGGGCTGCTGATGCAagctcattttgttcattttgttatatttagttga
- the LOC105801250 gene encoding uncharacterized protein LOC105801250, with product MQNSKPTKTPVAVGEKLSSQGNFEKVCETTYRSLVGCLLYLTATRPDIMYAVGLLSRFLHCCNEKHFQAAKRVLRYVKGTLDYGLRYSRKGNLNLVGYTDSDWAGSIDDMKSTSGYAFNLGSAMFCWSSKKQSLVAQSLLKREATEIFRDNQSLVAIAKITCSMEEQSILALSYMLFEKWSKLRSEANSLAIERTTCDILTKALNVTSLFSSFFNSKLFVCSASFEACSTRYLLSLLDSIVAPTEIQNQIAYSLRLKLEENSPGVRARKLYERLKNEKNVLIILDDLWKKLDLKEVGIPFGSQYKGCKILLTSRYQNVLNNGEDATKTFAIGDLDGEEAWEFFKKMAGDIVESDEELRSTAIEVAKKCAKLPLALATVARSLRNKPLFFWRDALQQLQRPCLEKSSDDISDKVYSAIKYSIDHLSSEDLKQIFLLCSLLRRDTRIEDLLRYALALGLIKGANSMKAARDRLLKMLSTLKESCLLLDSKSSNKEYFDVHDLTYIVAKSIASKDNQVLALTEEDKDEDEDVVTDWRTGESMKECNKVILRDPSINELPDQLNSPQLFLFLLLSKDLSLTLPDNFFKEAKNLKVLGLTCMHFSPLPSSIGLLTSLSTLCLDHCNLGDNLTIIGALKSLNVLSLAGSDVKIVPKEIGHLLKLKLLDVSGCTKLKTISADVLPSLSKLEELYMGGTSIQWGQPNASLAELNTLSHLSTLEVQIPNAKAAPEDFFQKLQKLERYRICIGKEWERFGNYQYSRTLKLRLNTSIDDLDHGIKKLAKRTQDLQLDELKGVKIALEELTDLERLLHLQNLHIQNGLDIESIINDRNEFPQLQTLTLEGLPQLVSFCCQDKIDGTSLPQRELPLFGEKISFPSLEKLRLSSLNVTRIWHNQLSNVSFCTHEKLTTLKIDGCGNIKYLLSFSMAKYLVHLKYFEITACNILREIIFSENIIEEESQAATVLSLFPQLKSLELKDLPHLSGFCSNSQNKVIGFPFMKSMTIYNCPILEGFICRYTSERNQRISSHGDLFDNKVAFPSLEEMSVSYLSKMKMLWRNPLPPNSFPKLQELRVEKCDKLLTIFPSNMVTTFQRLQRLTIKTCGSLQQNVFPASIAQDLPQLGYLHIFLCGVEEIVSKLGEGSDWEATVNFKFDRLCTLALSNLPKLKCFYPGKHIAKWPMLNKLEVVGCGKMKIFGTQVNTNNGQLDSSIPPPLFLVEKIIPKLQHLTLDSDYIAMISDGQFSSSHFHEIKTFEVSGGGAEPIDFRISFLERFYTLENLTISCNIKELFCTEGDTGNEEIYAGTLSTIRNLKLERLNNLKDYLWKQDAQVGQILPKLETLEVHDCYNLISLGSSSASFQNLTTLDVSNCKTMKYLDTCLVFQGMAQLKKLMVRDCISMKEIVATEGDEATSDIIFSSLKSLELVNLPRLKSFCSGNHTFGFPCLEELVVNGCLELEIFCKGVLTNPPLLQKIEYGKGKGHWCSDLNNTIQEMYSIKAGFQAIEYLVLSEFSRSIEIWKENIHGSIDFKKLKVLEVYGCNTMTYIFSVSMALDLSQLVDIKVKQCPMMKQIIKKGAEETEMDTLLLPMLKWITLESCSRLTSFCMGSITLRCSSLLKIVVDDCPKMYAMASTREQEDIEEVGREKTPFFNHKVLCARLQLLKLSSTNIKKLWPDKPDWAISPGVLNLEFLLVKGCHNLEYLFPSFLVKNFEQLDTLILRDCKNMEEIIFTDGLAAATDEEIPQTFLFTKLQILELNRLPKLRTFCHQENSEINTLFNQKVAFPSLVELTIVGMGKCRKIWHDKLTMDSFHELTLLLVEHCDKLSNVFPFNMVERLEKLETLQILECESVEEIIGLADDHGLSSNETIELKSTTKFVFPKIRNLVLYKLPKLKGFYSKVHTTDWPLLKLLEVRECSKVETFAGGYINLRETQGESQPIISVPQPLFWVTKETFPNLEELVLDGNGNMKVWHGHGADLKQYCPKLRELYCPET from the exons atgcaaaacaGCAAACCAACTAAAACACCTGTTGCTGTTGGAGAAAAACTATCGAGCCAAGGAAATTTTGAGAAGGTATGTGAAACTACCTACAGGAGTCTAGTTGGTTGTTTGCTATACTTGACTGCCACTAGACCAGACATAATGTATGCTGTAGGATTGCTCTCAAGGTTCTTGCATTGTTGCAATGAGAAGCATTTTCAGGCTGCCAAGAGAGTGCTCAGATATGTCAAAGGCACTTTGGACTATGGCTTAAGGTACAGCAGGAAAGGAAATCTAAATCTAGTTGGGTACACTGATAGTGACTGGGCTGGATCGATAGATGACATGAAAAGCACCTCAGGGTATGCTTTCAACCTTGGTTCAGCTATGTTCTGCTGGAGCTCGAAGAAGCAAAGTCTGGTGGCACAATCTCTGCTGAAGCGA GAAGCAACAGAGATCTTCCGTGACAATCAATCTCTTGTTGCAATTGCCAAAATCACATGTTCCATGGAAGAACAAAGCATTTTAGCATTAAGCTATATGTTGTTCGAGAAATGGAGCAAGCTCAGAAGTGAAGCTAATTCACTTGCAATTGAGAGGACCACTTGCGACATTTTGACTAAAGCCCTTAATGTCACAAG cttattttcttctttctttaactCGAAATTGTTTGTTTGCTCAGCAAGTTTCGAGGCTTGCTCGACAAGATACTTGCTGAGTCTGCTTGATTCTATTGTTGCACCAACAGAAATCCAAAATCAAATAGCATACTCATTGCGCTTGAAGCTTGAAGAAAACAGTCCGGGTGTAAGAGCCCGTAAATTGTATGAAAGGTTAAAGAATGAGAAAAATGTTCTTATTATTTTGGATGATCTTTGGAAGAAACTGGATCTAAAGGAAGTCGGAATTCCATTTGGAAGTCAATACAAAGGATGCAAAATACTGTTGACCTCAAGATATCAAAATGTTCTAAACAACGGGGAGGATGCTACAAAGACCTTTGCAATTGGTGATTTAGATGGCGAAGAAGCTTGGGAGTTCTTTAAGAAGATGGCCGGGGACATTGTTGAAAGTGATGAGGAGCTGCGATCTACAGCAATTGAGGTAGCCAAGAAATGTGCAAAATTACCACTCGCCCTTGCAACTGTTGCAAGGTCGTTGCGAAATAAGCCTTTATTTTTTTGGAGGGATGCTTTACAACAATTACAGAGGCCTTGCTTAGAAAAAAGCTCGGATGATATATCTGATAAGGTATATTCGGCTATCAAGTACAGTATCGATCATTTATCTAGTGAAGACCTCAAGCAGATTTTCCTACTTTGCAGTTTACTGCGTCGTGACACTAGGATTGAAGACTTGTTGAGATATGCTCTTGCTTTGGGTCTAATTAAAGGAGCCAACAGCATGAAAGCAGCACGAGATAGGCTGTTAAAAATGCTGAGTACCCTCAAAGAATCTTGTTTGTTGCTTGATAGCAAAAGTTCCAATAAGGAGTACTTTGATGTGCATGATCTTACTTATATTGTGGCCAAATCAATCGCTTCAAAGGACAATCAAGTGCTTGCTTTAACAGAGGAGGATAAGGACGAGGATGAGGATGTTGTAACAGATTGGCGAACTGGAGAGTCAATGAAAGAGTGCAACAAGGTTATTTTGCGGGATCCTAGTATCAACGAGCTTCCTGACCAGTTGAATAGTCCGcagctttttcttttccttttgttaaGCAAGGATCTCTCCTTGACGTTGCCGGATAACTTCTTCAAGGAAGCAAAAAATCTTAAAGTCTTAGGTTTGACTTGCATGCATTTTTCTCCTTTACCTTCATCAATTGGTCTCTTAACTAGCCTCAGTACATTGTGCCTAGATCACTGCAATTTGGGTGATAACCTAACCATTATTGGAGCACTCAAGAGCTTAAATGTGCTTAGCCTTGCTGGGTCTGATGTCAAAATTGTACCCAAGGAAATTGGGCACTTGTTGAAGCTAAAGTTGTTAGATGTAAGTGGTTGTActaaactcaaaacaatttcaGCTGACGTGTTGCCAAGTTTGTCAAAATTAGAAGAATTATATATGGGTGGCACTTCTATTCAATGGGGACAACCCAATGCTAGTCTTGCTGAACTGAACACATTGTCTCATTTGTCCACTTTAGAAGTTCAAATTCCGAACGCCAAGGCTGCCCCAGAGGACTTCTTTCAAAAGTTGCAAAAGTTGGAAAGATACAGGATTTGCATAGGAAAGGAATGGGAGCGGTTTGGCAACTATCAATATTCAAGAACCTTAAAACTCAGGCTAAACACAAGCATTGATGATTTGGATCATGGAATTAAGAAGTTGGCAAAGAGAACTCAAGATTTACAATTGGATGAACTGAAAGGTGTGAAGATTGCACTGGAGGAGTTAACAGATTTGGAAAGGCTATTACATTTGCAGAATCTGCACATCCAAAATGGTTTGGATATTGAATCTATAATTAATGATAGAAATGAATTTCCACAATTGCAGACCTTGACATTGGAGGGTCTTCCTCAACTCGTAAGCTTTTGCTGTCAAGACAAAATCGATGGTACCTCATTGCCTCAACGTGAATTGCCACTTTTCGGAGAAAAG ATATCGTTTCCTTCCTTGGAGAAATTGCGGTTGTCATCACTTAATGTTACAAGGATATGGCACAACCAATTGTCAAATGTATCTTTTTGTACTCACGAGAAGTTAACCACATTGAAAATTGATGGTTGTGGAAACATAAAATACCTATTATCATTTTCTATGGCTAAATATCTAGTTCATCTCAAATACTTTGAGATAACTGCATGCAACATCTTAAGAGAGATAATTTTTTCGGAGAATATTATAGAAGAAGAAAGTCAGGCTGCTACGGTTTTATCATTATTTCCTCAGTTAAAGTCCTTAGAGCTAAAGGACCTTCCGCATTTGAGTGGATTTTGCTCCAATTCGCAAAATAAAGTTATTGGATTTCCATTCATGAAGTCAATGACGATATACAACTGTCCAATATTGGAGGGTTTCATATGTAGATATACAAGCGAAAGGAACCAACGAATCTCTAGTCACGGTGATTTGTTTGACAATAAG GTTGCATTTCCCAGTTTGGAGGAAATGAGTGTTTCCTACTTGAGTAAGATGAAGATGTTATGGCGGAACCCACTTCCACCAAATTCATTTCCGAAACTTCAAGAATTGAGAGTTGAAAAATGTGATAAGTTGTTAACCATTTTTCCATCTAATATGGTGACAACATTTCAAAGGCTGCAACGTCTAACCATAAAGACTTGTGGTTCCTTACAACAA AATGTATTTCCAGCCTCAATAGCCCAAGACCTACCGCAACTTGGTTATCTTCATATATTTCTTTGTGGAGTGGAGGAGATTGTTTCCAAATTAGGGGAAGGATCTGATTGGGAAGCGACTGTCAATTTCAAGTTTGATCGACTATGCACCCTTGCACTTTCGAATCTACCGAAATTGAAATGTTTCTACCCGGGTAAACATATCGCAAAGTGGCCAATGTTAAACAAGTTGGAAGTAGTTGGGTGTGGGAAAATGAAGATATTTGGTACGCAAGTGAACACTAACAATGGACAACTTGACTCCTCAATCCCTCCACCACTTTTCTTGGTTGAAAAG ATCATCCCTAAACTACAACATTTGACATTAGATAGTGATTACATTGCAATGATAAGTGATGGTCAATTTTCAAGCAGccattttcatgaaataaaaacttttgaagtGAGTGGCGGCGGTGCTGAACCAATTGATTTCCGAATTTCTTTCCTTGAGAGATTCTACACTCTAGAAAACCTTACTATCTCTTGTAATATAAAAGAGCTATTCTGTACTGAAGGAGATACCGGTAATGAGGAGATATATGCCGGGACTTTGTCAACAATTAGAAACTTAAAATTGGAACGTCTTAATAATCTAAAAGATTATTTATGGAAGCAAGACGCACAAGTGGGCCAGATTCTGCCCAAACTTGAGACTCTTGAAGTTCACGATTGTTACAATTTGATCAGCTTAGGATCATCCTCAGCATCATTTCAAAATCTCACCACATTGGATGTGTCGAATTGCAAAACAATGAAATACTTAGATACATGTTTAGTATTCCAAGGTATGGCCCAGCTCAAGAAGTTGATGGTAAGAGACTGCATTTCAATGAAGGAAATAGTTGCAACTGAGGGAGATGAAGCAACTTCTGACATTATTTTCAGCAGCTTGAAAAGTTTGGAACTTGTGAATCTACCGCGACTTAAGAGCTTTTGTTCAGGCAACCACACATTTGGATTCCCGTGTTTAGAGGAATTAGTAGTGAATGGTTGCCTTGAATTGGAGATATTTTGTAAGGGAGTTTTAACTAATCCACCATTATTGCAAAAAATAGAATATGGAAAAGGTAAAGGACATTGGTGTAGTGACCTTAATAACACTATCCAAGAAATGTATTCAATAAAG GCCGGGTTCCAAGCTATCGAGTATTTAGTCCTCTCTGAATTTTCCAGGTCAATTGAAATATGGAAGGAGAACATTCATGGAAGTATAGATTTCAAGAAACTTAAGGTTTTGGAAGTTTATGGGTGTAATACCATGACATACATATTTAGCGTTTCCATGGCTTTAGATCTTTCGCAACTAGTAGACATAAAAGTGAAACAATGCCCTATGATGAAGCAGATTATCAAAAAAGGAGCAGAGGAAACTGAAATGGATACACTCTTGTTACCCATGCTTAAGTGGATAACACTTGAGTCATGTTCAAGGTTGACAAGTTTTTGTATGGGAAGTATTACCCTGCGATGTTCATCTTTGCTTAAAATTGTAGTGGATGATTGCCCAAAGATGTATGCAATGGCATCTACAAGGGAGCAAGAGGATATAGAGGAAGTTGGCAGAGAAAAGACACCCTTTTTCAACCATAAG GTTTTGTGTGCCAGGTTGCAGCTCTTGAAACTATCATCaactaacataaaaaaactatgGCCTGATAAACCAGACTGGGCTATATCCCCTGGTGTTCTCAACTTAGAATTCTTACTTGTGAAGGGTTGCCACAATTTGGAATATCTATTCCCATCCTTTTTAGTCAAAAATTTTGAGCAGCTCGATACACTAATCCTTCGCGATTGCAAGAACATGGAAGAAATAATCTTTACAGATGGATTAGCAGCCGCAACAGACGAAGAGATACCTCAGACTTTCTTGTTCACTAAGCTACAAATACTGGAGCTCAATAGGCTTCCAAAACTACGGACATTCTGCCATCAAGAAAACTCAGAGATCAATACTCTCTTCAACCAAAAG GTTGCGTTTCCTAGCTTGGTCGAATTGACAATTGTAGGCATGGGAAAGTGTAGAAAGATATGGCACGATAAACTCACTATGGATTCATTTCATGAATTAACCTTGCTATTGGTGGAACACTGTGACAAACTTTCGAATGTTTTCCCATTTAATATGGTGGAAAGACTTGAAAAACTAGAAACTCTGCAAATATTGGAATGCGAGTCGGTAGAAGAAATAATTGGACTTGCTGATGATCATGGACTCAGCTCAAATGAAACGATTGAGCTCAAATCAACCACCAAGTTTGTGTTTCCTAAAATAAGAAACCTGGTACTTTATAAGCTACCGAAATTGAAGGGTTTCTACTCCAAGGTGCATACTACAGATTGGccattgttaaaattattggaGGTGAGAGAATGCAGCAAGGTGGAGACATTTGCTGGGGGGTAT